The Chryseolinea soli genome contains a region encoding:
- a CDS encoding DNA/RNA non-specific endonuclease: MNISLELMDRYAKENKTTEQDVKDTLEDVKTATAETLDNPEQRQLRIRMLASVAVEPYADAVERYVEGNDLLPVNYMELGVLRSRSVGRIFYRDLKVNRNAYATGFLISNHLVMTNHHVFSEPGGFANPIIEFDYEYDVFGREKTKITFDLDPDKFFYSNKALDMAIIGIKEKDVTGAVDIRSRGYLVLNGTKGKVGMGDFAGIFQHPDGKPMMVGLRENKIINVDDPVFLEYTTDTSVGSSGGPVMNDQWQVIALHSAGVGKKNAKGQYIDKDGMVIPPNDDGTIDGNRVVWIKNKGARISMIMNDLMTNAALKMNACIAELFSPSYSDDKNLVFLSYPKEKPLTAAENKSQEIQNNTPPQNVHIHINLGNGAPSVTALMNGNGVEKISAPVTLEKKYEDELDFSNCNGFDTYFLGEHTPMPKLSAALKKKVAYFVNNPRAFVLKYHHYSCIQHAVRKQPVVSAINITGRKRYEELQGRDDKWFRDNRIDYEVQLSDEYYKSSGFDRGHMCRREDAEWGKNLNFAKLAADMTCSYTNACPQVPALNREGWGYHGKWGQLEKEILEKGVKADGETQPRIVVFNGPIFHEDDPVFKGVQVPMKFFKIIVWRNPDGDMRTTGFILKQDTLVGDINFELAYDDVFKTLQSSIANIESQTGLTFEKIKAWDTYSADNGNGPDEHLLLYTNFENLVLADTLTQKYSREKLGDLQTPGTDFPSPRKPVKR; the protein is encoded by the coding sequence ATGAACATTTCCCTGGAATTAATGGATCGTTATGCGAAGGAAAACAAAACGACAGAACAAGATGTAAAAGACACGCTCGAGGATGTAAAGACCGCCACGGCCGAAACCCTCGACAACCCCGAACAAAGACAATTGCGAATACGCATGTTGGCGAGTGTTGCGGTGGAACCGTATGCCGATGCCGTGGAGCGATACGTAGAGGGTAACGATCTTTTGCCCGTAAACTACATGGAGCTCGGCGTGCTGAGGAGCCGCTCGGTAGGGAGAATTTTTTACCGGGACCTGAAGGTCAACCGGAATGCTTACGCCACCGGTTTTTTGATTTCAAATCACCTGGTGATGACAAACCATCACGTCTTTTCGGAACCCGGCGGATTTGCCAATCCCATCATCGAATTTGATTACGAGTACGATGTGTTTGGCCGCGAGAAAACAAAAATAACATTTGACCTCGACCCTGATAAATTCTTTTACTCCAACAAGGCGCTCGACATGGCCATTATCGGCATAAAGGAAAAGGACGTGACGGGTGCAGTCGACATTCGCTCGCGCGGATACCTGGTGCTGAACGGCACCAAGGGAAAGGTCGGCATGGGGGACTTCGCTGGCATCTTTCAACATCCCGATGGTAAACCGATGATGGTGGGCCTTCGCGAGAACAAGATCATAAACGTTGACGATCCCGTTTTTCTGGAGTACACGACCGACACGTCGGTGGGTAGCAGCGGCGGACCGGTGATGAACGACCAATGGCAGGTCATTGCCCTTCATAGCGCAGGCGTTGGGAAGAAGAATGCAAAAGGCCAATACATCGACAAGGACGGCATGGTCATTCCCCCCAATGACGACGGTACCATCGACGGCAATCGCGTGGTGTGGATAAAGAACAAAGGCGCCCGCATCAGCATGATCATGAACGACCTGATGACCAACGCCGCCTTAAAGATGAACGCCTGCATCGCAGAGCTCTTCAGCCCCAGCTACAGCGACGACAAGAACCTGGTGTTCTTATCCTATCCGAAAGAGAAACCGCTAACGGCTGCTGAGAACAAGAGCCAGGAAATACAAAACAACACGCCGCCGCAGAATGTGCATATACATATAAACTTGGGGAATGGTGCGCCATCGGTCACCGCGTTGATGAATGGAAACGGTGTTGAGAAGATCAGCGCACCAGTGACATTGGAGAAGAAGTACGAAGACGAACTTGACTTTTCGAATTGCAACGGCTTTGATACCTACTTCCTGGGCGAACACACGCCGATGCCCAAACTGAGCGCGGCGCTAAAAAAGAAGGTTGCCTATTTCGTGAACAACCCGAGGGCGTTCGTGCTCAAATATCATCACTACAGTTGCATCCAGCACGCTGTGCGAAAGCAGCCGGTGGTGTCGGCCATAAACATCACAGGCCGGAAGCGCTATGAGGAATTACAGGGGCGCGACGACAAATGGTTTAGGGACAACCGCATTGACTACGAAGTGCAGCTAAGCGACGAATATTACAAGTCGAGTGGGTTCGACCGCGGCCACATGTGCCGCCGTGAAGATGCCGAATGGGGCAAGAATCTCAACTTTGCAAAGCTTGCGGCCGACATGACCTGCTCCTACACCAACGCCTGCCCGCAAGTGCCCGCGCTGAACCGCGAAGGCTGGGGGTATCACGGCAAATGGGGACAGCTTGAAAAGGAGATCCTGGAAAAGGGAGTGAAAGCCGATGGCGAAACCCAACCCAGGATCGTCGTCTTCAACGGACCGATCTTTCACGAGGACGACCCGGTATTTAAAGGTGTACAGGTGCCGATGAAATTTTTCAAAATAATCGTGTGGCGCAACCCTGACGGTGACATGAGAACCACGGGCTTTATCCTGAAGCAGGATACGTTGGTGGGTGATATCAATTTCGAATTGGCCTATGACGACGTGTTCAAAACGTTGCAATCGAGCATTGCCAATATCGAATCGCAAACGGGCCTCACCTTCGAAAAAATAAAAGCCTGGGACACTTACAGCGCAGACAACGGCAATGGCCCCGATGAGCATTTGCTCCTGTATACCAATTTCGAAAACCTGGTGTTGGCCGACACGCTGACACAGAAATATTCAAGAGAGAAGTTGGGAGATTTGCAGACGCCAGGAACGGACTTTCCCAGCCCAAGGAAGCCTGTTAAGCGCTAG
- a CDS encoding ABC transporter permease, with product MLTNYLKIAIRSLLHNKIYSFINIIGLSIGMTASILILIFVVHEYRYDRFHEKGDRIFRAEKQFSRDGRYSLYANPEFGPTMMQTDPKVINYVRTYSMGRKVVKTDNTHKFFEDRFLFADTSFFSIFSFPLIQGQRSALARPLTVIITEQTASRYFGNANPIGKFITLDANYTFEVTGVAKNPPSHSSVQFDFIASYPSLLTMPNERNIILNNSSGFPTYLLLADANAIAGVRQSILKTTYTNDHITYSLQPLFANHFNLNFGDVANTRYVFIFLCVALLILALALINYMNLTTARATVRAKEIGVRKVIGASRKTLSFQFYLESALTTVVAFVLAIALIQIFKPIFLNVLQQNIDTTFLTSPVFLSVVAGLLFVCVLLAGSYPALVLPQFKPVEVLNGKFSSANQGSGIRKLLTIFQFTVSIALAICTLVMNHQLQYLQSKSTGLERDQVMVIPVEQFSNAGLTGLKNDLQRQTGVEGLAMASVPLYRSTLPGLSMVTSPASQEKVGLKWIMADESFFAVLGITWHQKPETTKLEGNHVINQSAAEALGMVNLSGGDDLTMGGDHVPAVTGKILGMVNDFNYETLRSPIQPLIVSVVADTLLAKNESPSLYLRIDTHSALPDKIAAIKKSYETYANDTPFTYYFLDDAFNDLQKGETRLSKIFTVFTGISLCIACLGLFGLVTFSAENRTKEISIRKVLGASMANILMLLSSELILLLLLSIAIGVPVAWFSMKDWLSQFYYQTSIPLSSFLVPGVAVIVISLLVIWAKAIRVALEDPSKNLKSE from the coding sequence ATGCTTACCAATTATCTGAAAATTGCCATCCGCTCCCTGCTCCATAATAAAATCTATTCGTTCATCAATATTATCGGGCTTTCCATTGGTATGACGGCGAGCATTCTGATCTTGATTTTTGTGGTGCACGAATATCGCTACGACCGCTTTCATGAAAAGGGAGACCGGATCTTCCGCGCCGAAAAACAGTTTTCGCGCGATGGGCGCTACAGCCTCTACGCCAACCCCGAGTTTGGGCCCACGATGATGCAAACCGATCCCAAAGTGATCAATTATGTGCGCACCTATTCCATGGGACGGAAAGTGGTGAAGACCGACAATACACACAAGTTTTTTGAGGACCGCTTCCTGTTCGCAGACACTTCCTTCTTCAGCATCTTCTCCTTTCCGCTCATCCAAGGCCAACGAAGCGCTCTTGCTCGTCCGCTCACCGTGATCATTACCGAGCAGACCGCATCCCGTTATTTCGGAAATGCCAACCCCATCGGCAAATTCATCACGCTCGATGCGAACTATACGTTCGAGGTCACTGGTGTCGCCAAGAACCCGCCCTCCCACTCGTCGGTCCAGTTTGATTTTATAGCCTCCTATCCATCGTTGTTAACCATGCCCAACGAGCGAAACATTATCCTGAACAATTCATCCGGGTTCCCCACCTATCTCCTCCTGGCCGATGCCAATGCCATCGCTGGTGTGCGTCAATCGATTCTTAAAACAACGTATACGAACGACCACATCACCTATTCGCTTCAACCCCTTTTTGCCAATCACTTTAATCTGAATTTTGGCGACGTCGCCAACACGCGCTATGTTTTTATTTTCCTTTGTGTCGCCCTGCTCATCCTGGCCTTGGCACTGATCAACTACATGAACCTTACCACGGCACGGGCCACGGTGCGCGCCAAGGAGATCGGTGTACGGAAGGTGATCGGGGCGAGTCGGAAAACGCTGTCGTTTCAATTTTATCTGGAGTCGGCGCTCACCACCGTCGTTGCCTTTGTGCTGGCCATTGCTTTGATCCAGATATTCAAACCCATCTTCCTAAATGTCCTGCAACAAAATATAGATACAACTTTCCTCACTTCGCCGGTATTCCTGAGTGTAGTGGCCGGGTTACTTTTTGTCTGCGTCCTCTTGGCGGGCAGCTACCCGGCACTTGTGCTTCCTCAGTTCAAACCCGTTGAAGTGCTGAATGGAAAGTTCAGCAGTGCCAACCAAGGTTCGGGGATAAGAAAGCTGCTCACCATATTCCAGTTCACGGTCTCTATAGCACTGGCCATCTGCACGCTGGTGATGAACCACCAACTTCAATACCTGCAATCGAAAAGCACAGGCCTTGAACGCGACCAGGTAATGGTCATACCTGTAGAGCAGTTCTCCAACGCCGGTTTAACAGGGTTGAAAAATGATCTTCAACGACAGACCGGAGTGGAGGGACTGGCGATGGCCTCGGTTCCCCTCTATCGCTCAACCCTGCCGGGACTCTCGATGGTGACCTCACCCGCTTCCCAAGAAAAAGTCGGATTGAAATGGATCATGGCCGATGAAAGTTTCTTTGCCGTGTTGGGCATCACGTGGCACCAAAAACCGGAAACAACAAAGCTCGAAGGAAATCACGTCATCAATCAATCCGCAGCGGAGGCCCTCGGCATGGTGAACCTCTCCGGTGGCGATGACCTAACGATGGGTGGAGATCATGTGCCAGCCGTAACCGGAAAAATCCTGGGCATGGTGAATGACTTCAACTATGAAACCCTGCGCTCGCCCATCCAACCCCTCATCGTTAGCGTGGTGGCCGACACCCTGCTGGCAAAAAACGAAAGTCCATCCTTATACCTGCGCATCGACACCCACAGCGCGCTGCCTGATAAAATCGCGGCCATCAAAAAATCATACGAAACCTATGCCAACGACACTCCCTTTACCTACTATTTCCTGGACGACGCGTTCAACGATTTGCAGAAAGGTGAGACCCGTCTGAGTAAAATATTCACGGTGTTCACGGGCATATCGCTTTGCATTGCTTGTCTGGGACTTTTTGGATTAGTGACGTTCTCGGCGGAAAACAGGACAAAGGAAATAAGCATCCGGAAAGTGTTGGGCGCTTCGATGGCCAACATTCTGATGCTGCTCTCATCCGAACTCATCCTACTGTTGTTGCTGAGCATTGCCATCGGTGTGCCGGTCGCTTGGTTTTCGATGAAAGATTGGCTTAGCCAGTTTTATTATCAGACCTCTATTCCGTTGTCGTCCTTCCTCGTACCGGGTGTCGCGGTGATCGTTATTTCGCTCCTGGTGATCTGGGCAAAAGCGATACGGGTGGCTTTGGAGGATCCGTCGAAGAATTTGAAAAGTGAATAG
- a CDS encoding S1/P1 nuclease has protein sequence MDKKKIFILVLLVAPILHAYGWGERGHMLVASVSYTQLSEEQRAIVMELLSFHPDYNDWIEEYKSWRDEVEEGRFLMMKASLWPDVIRDPNNPNHRFHRPEWHYVTYKLHFPNAHNTDLPSERNVVGTIDFVKSKVFNEDLEHEVRAMYLAWLIHLVGDIYQPLHNASLFNATYPEGDRGGNLFFVRVKGKGAKLHSVWDQSPGKGSNFALIKSQGEKLIATTPKPGAAFDPRAISLESFELAKTIVHQNGALRGSDRMENAPELTGEYVANMKQLAGKRCALAGYSLSQVLSKLPVHAIPFEHNDGDEDIAELEL, from the coding sequence ATGGACAAAAAGAAAATTTTCATTCTTGTGCTATTGGTTGCTCCAATCCTTCATGCTTATGGGTGGGGCGAAAGGGGTCACATGCTGGTGGCCTCTGTTTCGTACACTCAGCTCAGTGAAGAGCAAAGGGCGATCGTTATGGAGTTGTTAAGTTTTCACCCGGACTACAACGACTGGATTGAGGAGTATAAGTCGTGGCGGGATGAGGTGGAGGAAGGAAGATTTCTGATGATGAAGGCCAGCTTGTGGCCAGACGTGATTCGTGACCCGAATAATCCTAATCACCGATTCCATCGTCCCGAATGGCACTATGTTACGTATAAACTTCATTTTCCCAATGCACATAATACCGACCTGCCTAGCGAACGCAACGTGGTTGGAACAATCGATTTTGTGAAGTCAAAGGTTTTCAATGAAGACTTGGAACATGAGGTGAGAGCAATGTACCTGGCATGGCTCATTCATTTGGTGGGCGATATTTATCAGCCCCTCCATAACGCATCTCTTTTCAACGCTACTTACCCGGAAGGGGATAGAGGAGGAAATTTGTTTTTTGTCAGGGTAAAGGGGAAGGGAGCAAAACTACATTCCGTATGGGATCAGTCGCCGGGTAAGGGTTCAAATTTTGCGTTGATAAAATCTCAAGGCGAGAAGTTGATAGCGACTACACCAAAACCCGGTGCAGCGTTTGATCCGCGGGCCATTAGCCTTGAGAGTTTTGAATTAGCCAAGACCATCGTACATCAGAATGGGGCATTGCGAGGCTCCGATCGAATGGAAAATGCTCCCGAGCTAACGGGTGAGTATGTGGCAAATATGAAACAGCTTGCGGGAAAGCGGTGTGCACTCGCGGGCTATAGCCTCAGCCAGGTCTTGAGCAAGCTTCCCGTCCATGCGATTCCCTTTGAGCATAACGACGGCGATGAGGATATTGCAGAATTGGAACTCTGA
- a CDS encoding AAA family ATPase — protein MNAIDKLNHVLQFVKDSFVGKNEIVDLLGISLIAKENAFLLGPPGTAKSAIIRELSGCIDGGKNFEYLLTRFTEPNEIFGPFDIRKLKEGDLVTNTDGMMPEASMVFLDEIFNANSAILNSLLMALNERIFRRGKETRKLPALMFVGASNQLPEDEALNALLDRFLVRIRCDYVDTDLLEEVLLAGWKLENRSTEKPAITPNDIIELQQQSKKVDLTPIRKQFVDLVHNLRNTGIKVSDRRAVKIQNLLAASALICNRTEAIPSDLWVLKYIWDSEEQIEILAGIIDSIIEKDTSSQAHPQARYNKMPNAEELMKEVQLLASRWDGGNLSFEEQNVVKDKLRYVQTRCNWIKKNEHKQHIETEIEQLWHRMLQTA, from the coding sequence ATGAATGCCATCGATAAGCTTAACCATGTATTACAATTTGTAAAAGATTCCTTTGTTGGAAAGAATGAGATCGTCGACTTGCTGGGCATTAGCCTCATTGCCAAAGAGAATGCGTTCTTGCTAGGTCCCCCGGGCACGGCCAAAAGTGCCATCATCCGTGAGCTCTCCGGTTGCATTGATGGAGGAAAAAATTTTGAATACCTGCTCACACGCTTCACCGAGCCCAACGAGATCTTTGGTCCGTTCGACATCCGAAAGCTGAAAGAGGGTGACCTGGTCACGAACACGGACGGCATGATGCCCGAAGCCTCTATGGTCTTCCTGGACGAGATCTTCAACGCTAACAGCGCCATTCTCAATAGCCTGCTCATGGCCCTCAACGAGCGGATCTTCCGCCGGGGCAAGGAAACGCGCAAGCTGCCGGCCCTCATGTTTGTGGGTGCCAGCAACCAGCTCCCCGAAGACGAAGCGCTGAACGCCTTGCTCGACCGCTTCCTCGTTCGCATCCGCTGCGACTATGTGGACACCGACCTCTTGGAGGAAGTATTGCTCGCCGGCTGGAAACTGGAAAATAGATCAACCGAAAAACCGGCCATCACACCCAATGATATTATCGAGCTACAGCAGCAAAGCAAAAAAGTAGACCTGACGCCCATACGCAAACAGTTTGTCGACCTGGTGCACAATCTCAGGAACACGGGAATAAAGGTGTCTGACCGGCGTGCAGTGAAGATCCAAAACCTGCTGGCGGCCAGCGCGCTCATCTGCAACCGGACCGAAGCCATCCCTTCCGACTTGTGGGTGCTCAAGTACATTTGGGATAGCGAAGAACAGATCGAGATCCTGGCGGGGATCATCGATTCCATCATCGAAAAGGATACTTCCTCGCAAGCGCACCCCCAAGCCCGCTACAACAAGATGCCCAATGCAGAAGAACTCATGAAAGAAGTGCAGCTGTTAGCCAGCCGCTGGGACGGCGGAAATTTGTCGTTCGAGGAACAGAACGTGGTGAAGGATAAACTGCGCTATGTGCAAACGCGGTGCAATTGGATAAAGAAAAACGAGCACAAGCAACACATCGAGACGGAAATCGAACAGCTATGGCACCGGATGCTGCAAACAGCATAA
- a CDS encoding sensor histidine kinase — MAKIVLSMVATNTIGFVAALFEPKNTLSVTVAFYGLVYAALIVFVVVLRHGKIKLAGWSLTIFMWCIIAFATLFFGGLRSQVPVVFVVVIMFMGSFLGGRSALILALMTIVFLGIVAFLEFNNLMPVQLGPEYSPLNAWGGLCVALLLMSLFLHNSLASIKESEERYQLAVRGSAAGLWDWDIKTNEVYYGRGLKEMLGYAPTEFPYNSATFNNAIHPEDLLLIKESLDKHFISPENRYDVEFRLRVKGGDYRWFHSQGEAVRDKHGKPYRMVGSITDITKRKLAEESITQKNEELVKINQELDRFVYSASHDLRAPITSLLGLIEVARLEDDVSSIKKLLTMQERSLIKLDSFIYDIVSYSRNNRVEIEIEKIDFQSLLDNIYDLFHHMEPAKGIRKETEIDPGLSFYSDKKRIYVVLNNLISNAIKYCDLSKPDSFIKIRIENSGNGVTLRVIDNGEGIEAEFIPKIFDMFYRASERSGGSGIGLYIVKEVVQKLQGTIEVSSQKYQGSEFIVRLPDMKGR; from the coding sequence ATGGCGAAGATTGTTCTCTCCATGGTCGCCACCAATACGATTGGCTTTGTCGCCGCCCTGTTTGAACCCAAGAATACGTTAAGCGTAACCGTCGCATTCTATGGGTTGGTTTACGCTGCCCTTATTGTCTTCGTGGTTGTTCTACGGCACGGAAAAATCAAGCTCGCGGGCTGGTCTTTGACCATCTTCATGTGGTGCATCATTGCATTTGCAACTCTTTTCTTTGGCGGGCTTCGGAGTCAGGTTCCCGTAGTGTTTGTAGTCGTCATCATGTTTATGGGAAGTTTTCTAGGGGGTCGTTCGGCGCTCATCCTTGCCTTGATGACGATTGTTTTCTTGGGCATCGTTGCGTTCCTGGAGTTCAACAACCTGATGCCCGTGCAGCTTGGCCCGGAATACTCCCCGCTAAATGCTTGGGGTGGTCTCTGCGTCGCACTTTTGCTGATGTCTTTATTCCTTCACAACTCCCTTGCCTCGATCAAGGAAAGCGAAGAGCGGTACCAGTTGGCCGTCCGAGGTTCGGCCGCAGGACTTTGGGACTGGGACATAAAGACCAACGAGGTCTACTACGGCCGGGGCCTCAAAGAAATGCTGGGATATGCACCCACTGAATTTCCTTATAACTCCGCCACCTTCAATAACGCCATTCACCCGGAAGACCTTCTCCTGATTAAAGAGTCGCTCGACAAGCACTTTATCTCGCCGGAGAATCGCTATGATGTTGAATTCAGACTGCGCGTTAAGGGTGGCGACTACCGCTGGTTTCATTCCCAGGGCGAAGCCGTGCGGGACAAACACGGCAAGCCCTACCGCATGGTGGGATCCATTACCGACATCACAAAACGAAAACTCGCCGAGGAATCCATCACGCAAAAAAACGAAGAGCTTGTAAAAATAAATCAGGAACTGGATCGCTTTGTCTATAGCGCCTCGCACGACCTGCGTGCTCCCATCACTTCGCTGTTGGGTCTGATTGAAGTGGCCCGGCTGGAAGACGACGTGTCTTCCATTAAAAAACTGTTGACCATGCAAGAGCGAAGCCTTATCAAGCTCGACAGTTTCATTTACGACATCGTGAGCTACTCGCGCAACAACCGCGTGGAGATCGAAATAGAGAAGATCGACTTTCAGTCCTTGCTAGACAATATCTACGATTTATTCCACCACATGGAACCCGCCAAGGGCATCCGGAAAGAAACGGAGATCGATCCTGGCCTTTCTTTTTATAGCGACAAGAAACGGATCTATGTCGTGCTCAACAACCTGATCTCGAATGCCATCAAGTACTGTGACCTTTCAAAACCGGATTCCTTTATTAAAATACGGATTGAAAATTCCGGAAATGGTGTCACCCTTCGTGTGATCGACAATGGTGAAGGTATAGAGGCGGAGTTCATCCCGAAAATTTTCGATATGTTCTATCGCGCCTCCGAACGCAGCGGTGGGTCAGGTATTGGTTTGTATATCGTCAAAGAAGTTGTGCAGAAACTTCAGGGAACGATCGAAGTGAGTTCGCAGAAATACCAGGGTAGCGAATTTATTGTGCGGTTGCCGGATATGAAGGGGCGATGA
- a CDS encoding DNA/RNA non-specific endonuclease has protein sequence MKKPLLFIVAWIWAAIIQVSGQQKFSELSAAQKKLYKEHIVEGQPDGEKPVYVRQGYVMRYNEVFRIPDWVCYHIKPDYLNAPERERRFGSFKTDPQVPDPVTKDEYTGSGFDRGHMAPFFAMGGDRDKNNFYSDAEDRRRDPYDDSTAIQANFMSNITPQDPGAFNGSAGPWNKLETFIRKVLVGDNNMELNIYTGAIVSDPDHFEVVKTGKRKKTGIAVPDQFYQILIFKDKATKEYITGAFLFPHVRDRSDLPFEDLLDYMVPVDDIEKLTGLNFLSELSDNAQKKIESKTNREFWEKIN, from the coding sequence ATGAAGAAGCCGTTGCTTTTTATTGTTGCCTGGATTTGGGCGGCGATAATTCAAGTGAGTGGTCAGCAGAAGTTTTCCGAACTCTCCGCCGCTCAGAAGAAATTGTACAAGGAGCACATCGTTGAAGGCCAGCCCGATGGGGAGAAGCCGGTGTATGTCAGGCAGGGATACGTTATGCGATACAATGAAGTGTTTCGAATTCCGGATTGGGTATGTTACCATATAAAACCAGACTACTTGAATGCACCCGAACGTGAACGACGTTTCGGATCATTTAAAACCGACCCGCAGGTGCCAGACCCAGTCACCAAAGACGAATATACAGGAAGTGGATTTGACCGGGGGCACATGGCGCCGTTCTTTGCTATGGGGGGTGATCGTGATAAAAACAATTTTTATTCCGATGCGGAGGATAGAAGGAGAGATCCATACGATGACAGCACTGCCATCCAAGCCAACTTTATGTCAAACATCACACCACAAGACCCTGGGGCCTTTAACGGATCAGCAGGACCTTGGAACAAACTGGAGACATTCATCAGGAAGGTTTTAGTGGGGGATAATAATATGGAGCTAAATATTTATACGGGTGCCATTGTTAGTGACCCTGACCATTTTGAGGTGGTGAAAACCGGTAAAAGAAAGAAGACAGGCATAGCCGTGCCAGATCAGTTTTATCAGATCCTTATATTCAAGGACAAAGCCACAAAGGAGTACATCACCGGGGCATTCCTTTTCCCGCATGTGCGGGATAGATCGGATCTCCCATTTGAGGACCTGCTTGACTATATGGTTCCCGTGGATGATATCGAAAAATTGACGGGTTTAAATTTTTTGAGCGAACTCAGCGACAATGCCCAGAAAAAGATCGAAAGCAAGACGAATAGGGAGTTTTGGGAGAAAATTAACTAG